Sequence from the Helianthus annuus cultivar XRQ/B chromosome 13, HanXRQr2.0-SUNRISE, whole genome shotgun sequence genome:
TAAGGAGCTTTAGTATTGAGTTCATGAACACTTCATTTGTAAACAATCTCAAATCAACTCCTGGAGCATTGCAAGGACCTGGAGAAGACTTTCAAGggtagaaaagattgctaggaccttaagtaagcttctaattacttatttagttgtttaatttagATTAATTGCTTTAAAGTCAAACTTTTAGTAGTttcagtttgactttcgttttaattacatgtggcttaaccactgatcaaattgaaagtggttatgaaaccacattagtataggtaactaacccctaaaagggtgtctcctaattatctcgtttgactgattaaatgtcgggtcaaagtagtttgacaaaaagtcaaactagaCTGAAATTacataattgattaaaattaataaaccagaggttctaaattatattataacattctaatgactcgGTAATGACTAcacaaacatgttttatcagtcctaatccgacaattaatcgtctaagggcagattataaccgaaagtcgcaaaagcttgacttttgctatgactttcaattctgacccattcaagcttatttcttccatgttttaagcttccattaggaccataatacattgtagtataactctctgaagttatattACATAGTGCCTAATCGTTTGTAAAttatgctcttgatcgtaattatgctcattaatgcCTAAAACGCCTTTTTTGCATAAAACCGAGATTTTTAGCAATATGAATGaactaaaacctttgctactgatatttggACATGCCCcgaaagtttgacatcagtttgaggtctagaatgagagttatgctaaatatcGTAATTAAAGAACTACTTAGTAATTAAAAAGCGTATTTAGCATTAAGTCCATCTAGACCCAATTTTTGACACCAAtccttttacctactgatgttaaatattattttgggatttttgaagatttttatttaatttttaaactGAACTTAACATAAGATTATAGCCTAATTCCGGTAATTACCAATTTTGCCATTTTCatgcataaattgagttttacataatattttgaAGCCAAACTTTTTGCCACTGATCCTAAATGATAAATGTACTATTTTGAACCTcataaactgaccaaaatatcagatttcttatttttaccatattagccctttaaatcacatatttagcgtttttagcacctagtttgggtcaaaactatatttatcatttaaaacccataacttactgatgttttaagttaatttacataatattacagtaagttaaagttttaaactcaggaacctatttttagcttttaaaagtctatgtaaaattaccaaaatgcccttatgggacttattttggtttaaattgcttttgggcataaatgttgatatactactgttatattaacatattttgagcataataatgattaagacctgtttatagcttgtccggttacccgttacgcatttacgcgttcggatcggtttacgtaactagtttacgtaaaatagccgaaacgggcttaaccttgtcattaaaacctcattttccagaaggtgtttagtttacccatattatacaagtattcaagcttgtcggatctaaatcacattctatcccggtttccgtttaatctaccggttaggtccgtaaggtttctttctagctagtcggtctaagtctttgacttaagtAAAGACCCGTTAGCTTCCTAATAGATAATTAAACATTCTTACAGATTtatagcttccggtaaaaagtatctttcaagaactttaggaatttactgctacatcaggtaaatacttttaacttattttccctatacgggcttgggatacggtatattaataccgcttggtcgggtatgggattattatgtcggattgtgatttaataaatccgcataacccgttttaatctgtattgtttgataacataaacatttgggggttaacgaccgtgtcctggatatccttggctcatttaagttattaatggccacgacctatgcacggggtgcaggcatgcacccgacagatgcaaatgctaaatattaatttacccacaagttggggataactcctctgtgggttctataagtggtgagtcagttaatcatgtccggcttacaaatcggccccacatgtatgacaagcatgtaaaactgtatacaagattttaataagattgtcccaagttataaaggatttgtgccttgtgcatctaaaccaattttcttaaatgttttcaaaacgagtcagttaaattgtatttaccagtgtataccgacgtattttcctaaagattgaatTGACAGGTACTTAAcaaaataggctggagctatagggtgttgtagaggatcttgcaaatcccatagatacccggagtctgtagtttttgtttctttgtactttatgatccgcctgtggatcttattacattccagtctgtattttCCTTGTACTCGAACatcgacagacagtatggtttgtaatagtttatttacccagccttccgctgtgctatattaaTGTGTGTGTTGACAaggatgatatcaactacgtcacgatactccccaccgggcccaccggtaatacgtggattattggggtgtgacaggttggtatcagagccaacattgagtgaattaaacactaaccttttgtgtttaatctcaatgacacaataagcacattccttagactctcgagtctaggcaaatgacctaggGTGCATCTTTATCTTTCCTTTGTTAttattctgttttgttttattttgtttactTGTTTCAACAGGAAGTTTACCATCATGCCTCCGAGACTAAGAGGACGTGGCAAGGGTCCCATGCGTGGAGGACCGTCATCTGCAGGACCATCTCACAGACGCACTCCATCGGCGTCTTTTTCCACCTCTGACTCTCGCGATATGTGGGGTCAACCATTCGAGCCGGCAAGACACTCAGTCTCGCTCAGCTCTTCGCCATCTTTTCATCCGTCTTTCGGACCATTTGCTCCAAATGAGCCCGAACACTCTCACCATTCAGACCAATCTCACCATTCGCATGAATCTTACCCACCGCATAACTCTTTGCAATCTCATTCATTTCATCATTCTGAATCCCCCTACTCTCCAAGACAATTCAACCCAGCCGACTATGTGAACGACTTCCTTGGCTATAACCCATTGGGCCTTGAGGACCATTTCTCTCAGGAAATGGAGATGGATGATGACCCCGACCAGGAGATGCAAACAGGAACCCCGGGCCACCCTATCAGCATATCTAGTGGGTCTCCATTTCGGGGATCTCCTTATCGTGGACCCGACTCCTTCCAAGAGAGGATGGCCACCTATGACTGGTTCTTTACTCCATCTTATCATAGCTCTCCGGCTCAACCACCTTTAGATgatcctgtcacacccccaaaataccacttagggagtgtccctgataggcgtgtgacgtaccagcaatgagccactaattacatggAACCCATACatatttctaaaataaagttcttgattaataataaaacACCACCCGAGTTCAAAAGAAACCAAAGTATTCAGTGGAAGCAAAACCAAACGAAGTTAAATAGTTTAAAACCAATATAAGGTATCAACAAATCAGAACACAAATCCCTCCAATCGACCCATGAGACTctagctactccagacagcaagttccaatgcaaacagctaacgacctacaagcatgcaaacaagtgtgtcagactacgctggtgagttcaaagttttgttaccgagtttagtttACCAGATGTatataaaacagttcaacaatttgatttgatgttgttattaactcgattaccgaaatggctacaagatgtgtttgcccaaccccaatgtctctatcaaaacattggtcatgctttaaggaaattagttcacgcccgacctccctgagacggtgtgagggtgccaaacctaatagcgctatcaactaataacctcgttgccttcccggcaactgtcggtagatgtaaggggtcttatatgatagaaactgagtaataaccaacatcccaataacctgcattccccctggaacgttacccaatatcccttcccgggatgcatgcttggaaaaggacagtgaactcaccttagagtgctcggtagaTTATGTTACGTAAGGTTAATTGTTCCTCGTTGGTCACCCGGACCCTAGTGTGGTTACCAGTAATAATTAGTTTCGTTTACAAAGAATTTACTTACTTAATGTATATTTTCCATATGTGATAGGCAAGTATGGCACGCATTATCATACAGGTTATAACGAACATTCGGGGTATACGTATTTCCACAATACAAATCCATATATTCTACTGACTCACACGAACAACTCACACCTCATACCCATGAATATGCATGTAGCAATTACATTTCCTCCTACTTTATAATTACTATGGTTATCAGGATCCTGTATCAAAAACACATAAGACCCAACACGACTCGGCAGCCCAGGTTTAATCTCCACATAAAAACCAGCCAAAACATTTAACCCGTAAACTATACCCAGCCTAATAACTCGTTTATGGTAAAATGGCAAACTGACTTTGAATGGTTCAAGTTCGATGAACCATCAGCTTGCTTCACAACAAGCATTACTACTCTACAATAGAAGTTAACAAAATACATGTAAGCATATTTTCTTAATTCATACTTGAAGCTTAACAAACTGTATAATTATATACATATTTCATAATAaaacatatgtgtgtgtgtgaaacCTCATTGTATAATAAATGATGCATCTCTAATCCATACATGATTGTTATGCGAGAGTCATAAAAAAAGGATCAATCAATGTTTGACATACATGCTAATAGAGAATATGAAATCAAGTCATGCAAGGCACACATATCATCGTAGACACCATATTGAAATTCCCACATGAGCCGCCATTTTTATTCAAAGATATTAAACTCTTTCAACCATTAAACTTCAATTCCATTGGACCATTCTACTACTGATATGTCAACATTTATTATGACTCATATATTGGTCACATGCACTCATCATTATCAAGCACACATAGTTATCCTACCTCTAATAATTCAATTCACACATATACATAACCGTCAAGATGACAAGAATCACATGCTTTTGATCATACCATACTCATGTCAAGTTGCACATAGTCATATAACCATATCACACATTATCCCAAATAATTAATCAACAATCTCATTCAATATCATATATGACAATACCATGCAAACATAAATGTCAACGGATTAGAACTACTAACCAAGAATTTAATCAACCAAGCTGTTATCTCGAGGGGGGGTGTCCTCTTCTGCCGTACGTAAAAGATGGAAcggtagggtttttttttttttttttttttttttgagatataGGTAGGCAACAAGTAATACACGAGCTTAAATAACAAAGAAGTTTGGTAAAGGGTTTGGTTTGGGCGACCACACTAATCCGGAATGGGCCTGAGTCCATTTACTTGGGCCGATGATCCACCTATTGCTTAGTTTTCAATTATCATCTAAACACTAGCCTAATACCTGCATTATATGTGATACAAGTTTAGGGGCGGTCACAATTAAATCAAGTGGGCCAATCAACAAGTTTACTTCGGGCTTCACACTTTGGGCCTAGCTAATTAGGATACACACAAGGAACAATTAAAGCACACCATGGACTAGTTAGGCTCATGAGATCTATTTGGGCCGACATGGTGTGTGTTTGTAAGGTATAGTTATAACGCACAAGATATATGCGGCCCGATTGAATTCTAATAAGTTATGTAATCAAGTTATCAAACGTTTAGGTTTAACAGAGTTGAGGTCACCAGATTACAcgtcactaaccttgaaagttcgggttgtcacagatcCTCAACTTCAAGctgtctcaccaccaccactcccggTAGAGGAGCCACCGCAGCAGCTACCACAACCACCTCCCGAGCCTTCGAGGCGAAGAAGGAACGCTCGCATGTCCGTTAGAGGAGGACCCCGTTTTAGTTCTCCTCGAGGGTCGAGTTCCTATCCCCCTATTCCAGAGGACCCTCAGATGGGTGGGCCCTCAAATGCGGCACCGGAGGATAATCCTCCGCAAGCTTCTTATGTACCACCTATGCCGCCTGTGGGATTTGATAACCCAATTCCGACATACCCAGGTTCTTCCGGGTATAATCCTTATGGAGACCCATCAGGATATCCATTGGGCTATGGAACTCATGACCCATATCTTACGGCTGCGCAGTATCACCACCGTTATCCTTCCACTTACCCTCCTATACCTCCAACTGACTACCCAATTCAGGGTTATCAGTATCCTCCGTATCAGCCACCTCCTTCCCAGCATCTTCAGCAGCAGCAACAAACTCAGGAAATCTTAGAGAGGTTGGATAAGGTTGAGCATAAGACCAAGAAGGACAAGGAAAGGCATACTAGCTTCATGAAAGGCCTCGCCAACCTTATCAAGGGGAAGAAGAAGTAGAGGGTCGTTTTGTTTTCTTGATTGTTGTAATCATGTCCCTGCATGGACATTTGTTTGATTTCtgtatcaagtccctgcgtggacttattttcATTCCTGTATGCCCCTGCGCGGGTAGTTTGTCTTTTTCTAAGTCTCGTTTAGGGTAGTTGTATTTGCTTTCATCCTAATGAAGTTTTAACTTTGGTTTTGAATTTGTGTATTTTATTACACCATGTTAATTCCTTTCAATTTATAATGGATCTGCCAAAGAAactcttagaggtataacctagccaaaatattaattggctatgatggtacaacctttttaagataGCAAATCTCAGTTAACATCTGAAAATATGTTAACATTCCTAGTTGTGCGGTGCGAGAAACCACACAAGCTTCCAAAAGGTACTTGGACCCTTCCAAGTCACATAAAGCCAAAATGATCAATACGAATCCTGGCTAGAAAATATTAGTATGATGGATACACCaagacatccatttgagatgcatGCTTTAAGCAAAGGTGTAAAATGACAATGAAAGTGCGACTcataaacttcttgtcaaaaaggcAATGAACTTGGTTCAGACCTTAAAAGATCATTGATTTTTGAGATCAATAATTAGAATCTGGACTCGTTCTTGTGACAAGCTTTTAAGCTATTTTAATGTCCTTTGAAACGAGTTTAATGTCTTCTATGAcattgaagttgtgaaatttcTATCTTTCTCCTGTCTAGTATTGTGTAGAATAACGCATTATGTAAACATTTAGTTATGTTATGAAATGGTCtaaatggtttaataataccatgaccaATGAGTCATCAATGCGATGAACTTATATGTAATTTAAATTACTATTATTGTCTATATTATAGCATTCAGAAATGGCTGGCTCCGACGAAGTAAACAGTCATCCAGCACAGGGAAATACCAGAATTAACATTACTGGTGCAGAATTACAAGCTATGATCACCGCTGCAGTCTCTCAAGCGATTAATGCTAAGTTTAAGGAGCCGAGTATCGTTCGGTCACAAACTCACTCTAAAACTCATTCTCAATCTCACACTCATAAGAAGAGTGAGTCAGTGCATTCGTCTAACCGGGGTAGTATACCCAAAAGACAGATAGATCTTGAGCCGACCCCTAGGTACACCAAGGGttgtacctacaagtattttgtttCCTGTAAGCCGAGGGATTTTACAGGAGAAAAAGGGGCAATAGACTGTATGaagtggttagatgagatggagaCGGTGATAGACATTAGCGGCTGCGCTAAGGGAGATGTAGTTATGTTCGTCTCCCAATCTTTTAAGGGCGATGCCCTTACGTGGTGGAAAGCACTTGTACAGTCCATCGGGAAAGTCCATTTGTATAACCTTTCCTGGGAGAAGTTTGTCGATTTGGTTAAGGACACTTATTGTCCTCAACACGAAGTAGAGCGTGTGGAGACTGATTTTCTCACCCTCGTGATGAAGCATCTAGACTACAGATCCTATGTGACAAGCTTCAATTCCATGTCCAGGTTGGTACCATATTTAGTCACCCCTGAGCCGAAGCGCATCACGCGTTTTATTGGTGGTTTGGCCCCTGAGATTAAAGGAAATGTGAAGGCTTCTAAGCCAACCACCTATAGATCTGTTGTGGATCTATCACTATCCCTCACATTGGATGTTGTGAGGAGCAGGGCGAAGAAAAATTCTGAAGAGGGGAAGAGGAAGAGAGAGGATGATCAGTCCTCTCAATCGAATAAGAAAGGAAAGGGGAACTCTGGTTCCAAGAAGGGGCAGACTGATGACAAGCCCAGATGCAAGACTTGCCATAAGAGACACTTTGGCAAGTGCAATCGGGACCCACAGGCCAAAGCGTGTGGGATTTGCAAGAAGAAAGGGCACAAGTCTGTTGAGTACCGAaacatcaaggatgcaacctgttatggttgcaatgaaaaagggcatattaAGACCAATTGCCCCAAGAATGCGAAAAAGCCTAAAAAGGCTAAGAAGAACAATGCCCGAGTGTTCCAAATGCAGGCAAAGGAAGCGGTGACTgatgataatgtcataacaggtaccttcctcatcaataatatttatgctagagtcttatttgattccggtgctgataagtcctttgtagatcataagttctgtaagttattgaatttgcctattaagactctagacataaaatatgaggtagaactcgctgatggtaccttagaatccgcctcaactcttcttgatggatgttcaatgtccattaagaaccattctatCCCACTGTCCCTcctgccaatgaaattggctggttttgatatagttttaggcatggattggttgttgcataaccaagcccaaaaaATTGTATGTGACAAAAAGCTTATCATTATCAAAACCCCTTCCGGTGAGTCCGTCACTATCCAAGGAGACACACAATACGGGTTGCCACGCAACATGTCTATTCTTAAAGTATCCCAGTGTTTGAAGGgtggatgtgtcatttacatggcacaagtgtcGGTGAATGATCCAAAACCGAAGATTAAGGACATCCCAATTATTTCAGAAtatcctgatgtctttcctgacgagttacctggattacctcctgagaggcaagtagaattcaggatCGACATCCTCCCTGGATCTGCGCCTATCGCGCGAGCTCCGTATCGcctagcacctaccgaaatgaaAGAGCTCAGGACTCAACTGGATGAATTATTGGAAAAAGGTTTCATTCAacccagctcttcgccttggggagctccaattctgtttgtaaagaaaaaggacggatcaatgcgtttatgtattgattaccgtgaactgaataagGTAAGGATCAAAaatcgttatcctttacccaggatcgatgacttattcgatcaactccaaggagcgagttacttctcaaagatagatttgagatctgggtatcatcaacttaaaGTTCGAACCGAAGATGTTCCAAAGACGGCATTCAGAACAAGATATGGACActtcgagttcttagtgatgccttttgggctcactaatgcgcctgcagcattcatggacctcatgaatagagtctgcaaaccatatttagataagtttgtcattgtttttatAGATGACATACTTATCTACTCGCGTAGCCAAGTGGAGCATGAAAAGCACCTTCGATGTATTTTAGAACTGCTTCGACAGGAGAAGTTATATGCCAatttctcaaagtgtgaattttggcttcgcaaagtccagttccttggacatgtggttagtgaACACGGTATTCAAGTAGATCCTGCCAAAGTAGAGGCTGTAATGAATTGGGAAGCACCTAAGACAcctacagaaattcgcagctttctgggtttagcaagatattataggagattcattgagaacttctcaagaatagctgcaccattgacttccttgacccgtaagaatgtgaaatttatctggggtcccaagcagcaggaatccttcgagaCTTTAAAACAAAGATTGAGCAACGCTCCGGTTTTGTCACTACCAGAAGGAGTTGAAGACTTTGTTGTTTATTGCGATgcttcacacactggcatggggtgtgtacttatgcagaggggcaatgtaattgcctatgcatcgcggcagctaaaggtgcatgaaaagaactacaccactcacgatttggaattgggtgatgtggtattcgcactaaaactgtggagacactatttgtatggaactaaatgtgtgatctattcagatcacaaaagtgtccaacatttgttcaatcaaaaagagctcaatatgagacaacgtcgttggatggaaacattaaatgattatgattgcgagattcgctaccatcccggtaaggcgaatgtggtcgcagaTGCTCTAAGCCGAAAAGAAAGAGTTAAGCCGATTAGGATCAATGCAAAGAGTATTGAGttaaagaataatttgaatgaaagactGTTGGCTGCACAAAAAGACGTTGTATTGGAAGATAATCTTCCaaatgaaaagttaggtgtaactgcGGAACAGTTAACACCTGGAAGAGATGGAATACTTAGAATGAACGGCAGAATTTGGGTTCCCATTCaaggaggacttcgggatgtgatccttcaggaagcccacaattCTAAGTATTCGGTTCACCCGGgaggtgacaagatgtatcaagacttaaaggccaattattggtggataggtttgaagaaatctattgccacccatgtagctaagtgcctaacatgtgctcagattaaagctgaacatcaaaagccatcaggtcttCTACAACAGCCGGAACTTCCCACTTgaaaatgggaaatggtaaccatggattttataaccaagttacccagaaCAAGGCAcggaaatgacactatatgggttattgttgatagactgacaaagtcagctcatttcttacccatcaaggagactcatagctccgataagttagcccagttatatgtcgataagattgtagctcttcAAGGAGTACCGGTGGCTATTATCtcggatagagatactagatacacctctcacttttggaaaagtttccaacaatctttgggcacccgtttgaattttagtactgcttaccatcctcagattgatggtcagagtgagcttactattcaaactctggaagacatgcttcgtgcatgtgttattgatttaggtggtagctgggatgaccacctgccattgattgagttctcctataacaatagttatcataccagcattcaggctgcgccttttgaggcactatatggtcggaaatgcagaacgcctgtctgttgggcagaagtggagAAGCTCAGATATctggacctgatatagtccttgagactacggacaagattgtccaaattcaagatcgcctaaaagctgccagggataggcagaaaagctatgctgatatgAGGCGAAAGCCTCTAAAATTTGAAGTAGGCGACAAAGTGTTATtaaaagtgtcaccctggaaaggtgtgatgcgttttggtaaaaaggaCAAGTTGAGCCCtagatacatcggaccattcgagatcctCGAATGTGTCGGCAGTGTAGCATATAGGCTAAGATTGCCAGAGGAGCTGAGTGGAATTCATGATGTATTCCACGTTTGTAACCTTAAgaaatgtttagctgatgaatcctTAGCAATGTCTCACAAGGATGTGCAAGTTGATAAAAGCTTAAGGTTCATTGAGAAACCtatatcgatcgaggatcgacagatcaaaaagctccgaagaaagtatgtacctatagtaaaggttaaatgggacgctcgtagaggtcccga
This genomic interval carries:
- the LOC110900641 gene encoding formin-like protein 14, whose protein sequence is MPPRLRGRGKGPMRGGPSSAGPSHRRTPSASFSTSDSRDMWGQPFEPARHSVSLSSSPSFHPSFGPFAPNEPEHSHHSDQSHHSHESYPPHNSLQSHSFHHSESPYSPRQFNPADYVNDFLGYNPLGLEDHFSQEMEMDDDPDQEMQTGTPGHPISISSGSPFRGSPYRGPDSFQERMATYDWFFTPSYHSSPAQPPLDDPASLTELRSPDYTSLTLKVRVVTDPQLQAVSPPPLPVEEPPQQLPQPPPEPSRRRRNARMSVRGGPRFSSPRGSSSYPPIPEDPQMGGPSNAAPEDNPPQASYVPPMPPVGFDNPIPTYPGSSGYNPYGDPSGYPLGYGTHDPYLTAAQYHHRYPSTYPPIPPTDYPIQGYQYPPYQPPPSQHLQQQQQTQEILERLDKVEHKTKKDKERHTSFMKGLANLIKGKKK